The genomic segment GGATGATGCCGACGCGACGTTCGCGCGGGCGATCGCGGCCGGCGCCGAGGTGGTGACCCCGATCTTCACCTCGCGCATCGTCGGGGATCGCGCCGGCCGCCTGCGTGACCCGCTCGGCAATCTCTGGTGGGTGCAGACCCACCTCGCGCAGCCCGACCTCGGCGCCTTCGAGGATCCCGAGGAGCTGCGGATCATGCAGGAGGCTCAGCGCTCCTTCGCCGACGAGATGGACCGGCGCGCGAACGTGTAGCTGAACGCGACGAACCCGTCGACGACCAGCACGATCGTCCACACCCACATGACGCCCCACAGTCCCGCGGTCCGGCTCAGGTCGCCGACGAGCAGAGCGAAAAGACCCAGGATCAAACCCGCGGTCCCGTACGCGAGAAGGTGGCGCAGCCACATGCGGCGCTCATGAGCGGCCCGCTCACGGCCCGCCTTCGGGAGCTTGACCGGGGCCGGCCCGCCCGCGAACCGGTGCGCGAAACGCCGATCGGCCCAGCTCAGCATGCGATGACCGAACGCGACCGACACGCCCAGGTAGGCGGCGGCGAGCCCGTGGGCCAACGCGGCCTCGCCGCCGCGCCGCAGGTCGATCACTGCGAACGCCAGCAGCGCCAGGTCGACCAGCGGCACCGACACCAGCAGGACCGCGCTCAGCCGGCGCGCCTTGAGCAGGTAGCGCGCGGCCAGCCCGCCGACGAGCAGAACCCAGAACCCGATCTCGCACGCGACGATCGCGACGATCATGACTGCCTCCCCGTTTTAACACATCCGTGTCATAACCTTTGTAACACGAGTGTGCGAGAATCAGGTGTGCCAAAAATCGTCGATCACACCGCACGTCGCCAGGAGCTGGCCGCCGCGGTCGGACGGGTCATCGCGCGCGACGGGGTGGCCGACGTGTCGATCCGCTCGGTCGCCGCCGAATCGGGCTGGTCCTCGGGCGCGCTGCGGCACTACTTCAAGACCCGCGGTGAACTCCTGGCCTTCGCCTGCGAACAGGTCATCGACCAGGTCACCGAGCGCGTCGAGCGGAAACAACTGCCCGACGACGTATGGGAAGCGGTCATGGCTGTCCTGCTGGAGACCATCCCCGTGGACGAGGCGCGCAAGGCCGAGGCGGAGATCGCGTTTTCGTTCCTCGCGCTCGGGCTCGGCGATCCGGCGCTGGCCGCGGTGCAGAAAAGGCACTTCGCCCAGATGTACGACCTGTGCCGGCAGCTGGCCCACTATCTGACACCCGACGGGGACGCCGAGGCGACCGCGCGCCGGCTGCACGCGGTGGTCGACGGGCTGACTGTGCACGTGTTGGCCGGTCACCTCACGGCGGAGGAAATGCAGCGGCGGCTCGGCGACTACCTCGACGAGGTCATGGCTTGACCCACGTAGCGATGATCTTGCCGCTCTCATTCGTGAACGGGGTGCGCTCCCACGAATCCCAGCGGTGCTCCGGACGCAACCCGGCCATCCGCGCCATCAGATCCATCTCGGCCGGCCACAGATAGCGGAACGGCACCGACGCGAAATCGCCGCGGCCGTCCTCGTGCAACGTCACATAGTTGGAGGCCATGCGCTGCGTGGCCACCTCGTAACTGTCGAAGCCCCAGTGCCCCGGCGTGACGGTGAACGGCACCACCGTCTGGCCCGCCGGAAGCTTGCGCAGCTCGGGGATCATGACCTCGACCAGGAACCGGCCGCCCGGGC from the Paractinoplanes abujensis genome contains:
- a CDS encoding TetR/AcrR family transcriptional regulator; this translates as MPKIVDHTARRQELAAAVGRVIARDGVADVSIRSVAAESGWSSGALRHYFKTRGELLAFACEQVIDQVTERVERKQLPDDVWEAVMAVLLETIPVDEARKAEAEIAFSFLALGLGDPALAAVQKRHFAQMYDLCRQLAHYLTPDGDAEATARRLHAVVDGLTVHVLAGHLTAEEMQRRLGDYLDEVMA
- a CDS encoding VOC family protein, producing MAAKGAERFLAFVETTFATAPAQRVFNPDGTIGHSEITIGNSVVMAFDAAPHWPDMPALLCVYVDDADATFARAIAAGAEVVTPIFTSRIVGDRAGRLRDPLGNLWWVQTHLAQPDLGAFEDPEELRIMQEAQRSFADEMDRRANV